One Aegilops tauschii subsp. strangulata cultivar AL8/78 chromosome 7, Aet v6.0, whole genome shotgun sequence genomic window carries:
- the LOC141027375 gene encoding uncharacterized protein, protein MLEKEKLATTGNNYADWVRNLRIVLRSAKKLYVLEPALPAKPAPDAPVDEQNVWATKDDYHNLVQCLMLACMSLGLQKRFEFHKARNMIRELDALYKETAKSERYDIMKALMDCKMAEGSSVGEHVVKMIGYSERLKALEFPLPPGHMMDMLLSSLPTSYDGFVMNYNMTEMEKTPEEVLAMLKTTEGGLRKNRKQVLLVNKTASFKKKKGKPKKGKGTGKTGSQSNSKGGAKNETE, encoded by the coding sequence ATGTTAGAGAAAGAGAAGTTAGCTACGACTGGAAACaactatgcggactgggtccgtaacctgaggattgtcctcaggaGCGCTAAGAAATTGTACGTGCTTGAACCTGCTCTTCCAGCTAAACCGGCGCCAGATGCACCGGTAGATGAACAAAATGTCTGGGCCACTAAGGATGATTATCACAACTTAGTGCAGTGCCTCATGCTAGCTTGCATGAGTCTAgggcttcaaaaacgttttgaattccATAAAGCCCGTAATATGATCCGGGAATTGGATGCTCTGTACAAGGAAACCGCAAAGTCTGAACGATATGATATCATGAAGGCTTTGATGGATTGCAAGATGGCTGAGGGTAGTTCAGTTGGCGAACACGTGGTCAAAATGATTGGCTATTCTGAAAGGCTTAAAGCCCTAGAATTTCCACTTCCACCTGGCCATATGATGGACATGTTGCTTTCTTCACTCCCCACGTCTTACGATGGTTTTGTCATGAACTACAACATGACAGAGATGGAGAAGACGCCGGAAGAAGTGCTCGCCATGCTGAAAACTACAGAAGGAGGACTGCGGAAAAATCGCAAGCAAGTGTTGCTTGTGAATAAAACCGCCAGTTTCAAAAAGAAGAAAGGCAAgccaaagaagggcaagggcaccGGTAAGACCGGCTCCCAAAGCAACTCTAAGGGCGGAGCCAAGAATGAAACTGAGTGA